A window from Oceanidesulfovibrio indonesiensis encodes these proteins:
- a CDS encoding DUF4372 domain-containing protein, translating to MELVSKQLTQKENLDVAHHNTILSQLLSLIPRHDFERLERKHSSGRQPRIFTRWSQFVCL from the coding sequence ATGGAATTGGTGTCTAAGCAACTCACACAAAAGGAGAATTTGGACGTGGCACACCATAACACAATCCTTTCTCAACTGCTATCCTTGATCCCCAGACATGATTTTGAGCGCCTTGAACGCAAGCACTCCAGCGGACGCCAACCACGCATTTTCACCCGGTGGAGCCAGTTTGTATGCCTG